From a region of the Tachypleus tridentatus isolate NWPU-2018 chromosome 1, ASM421037v1, whole genome shotgun sequence genome:
- the LOC143251363 gene encoding putative G-protein coupled receptor No18 gives MSQASVITALSVLIVLTLMGNTLVIAAVATTRRMRTVTNYFVVSLAVADLFVGLLVLPLAVIQEVHHSWPLGRAVCEFWISMDVLLCTASILNLCCISLDRYFAITSPMSYVVKRNSRLAVVMICGVWVMSALITCPPIFGWHDPGRQNATECVYNSNKGYVVYSALGSFYIPALVMVYVYWRIFAVARRRETVLTTEVKSSLQKGSLDNSDTPKLTYETEDDPMQPTSEGKNEVYVLTEPFCNGKDQQTRYDKPAGNHMLPKSIPMSSKSYLTSSACNRATNGRNFTKTPRFSTTRWRDRSCSYRSVKSRSGVREDTVRRRQGYEQAAFHRERRVAKSLSVVVGGFIVCWLPFFTLYIIKPFCFDCHIPQLLDSCLVWLGWVNSAINPFIYALNSNDYKKAFARLTIDKLHRRPRRRNRNINNFT, from the coding sequence ATGTCACAAGCTTCAGTAATTACTGCTCTTTCTGTGTTAATTGTCTTGACATTAATGGGCAACACTCTGGTTATTGCGGCTGTTGCTACAACACGTCGAATGCGCactgttacaaattattttgtgGTGTCACTCGCGGTGGCTGATCTCTTTGTGGGTCTACTCGTCCTTCCCCTAGCGGTAATCCAAGAAGTTCATCACTCCTGGCCCTTAGGAAGAGCAGTTTGTGAGTTCTGGATTTCAATGGACGTGTTGTTATGTACTGCATCTATTCTTAACCTTTGTTGTATCAGCTTAGACCGTTATTTTGCCATAACATCTCCTATGTCTTATGTAGTTAAAAGGAACTCCAGATTAGCTGTAGTTATGATATGTGGAGTTTGGGTCATGTCAGCGTTAATTACGTGCCCTCCCATTTTCGGCTGGCATGACCCTGGTCGACAGAATGCCACTGAATGTGTATACAATAGCAACAAGGGTTACGTTGTATATTCTGCTTTGGGTTCCTTTTATATTCCCGCGCTGGTCATGGTCTATGTTTATTGGAGAATATTTGCAGTCGCTCGTAGAAGAGAGACAGTACTGACCACAGAAGTCAAGAGCTCCCTTCAGAAAGGATCGCTGGACAACAGTGATACTCCCAAGCTAACATACGAAACTGAAGATGACCCAATGCAGCCAACATCAGAAGGAAAGAATGAAGTATATGTTTTAACGGAGCCCTTTTGTAACGGAAAAGATCAACAAACAAGATATGACAAACCTGCTGGGAACCATATGTTACCTAAGTCGATTCCAATGTCAAGTAAGTCATATCTTACCAGTTCTGCGTGTAATCGAGCTACCAATGGAAGAAATTTTACAAAAACGCCACGATTTTCCACCACCAGGTGGAGAGACAGAAGCTGCTCCTACCGCAGCGTTAAGAGCAGATCTGGAGTAAGAGAAGACACAGTTAGAAGAAGACAGGGATACGAACAAGCAGCTTTTCACAGGGAACGACGTGTGGCGAAATCACTTTCTGTGGTCGTTGGAGGTTTCATTGTGTGTTGGCTCCCGTTTTTCACCCTGTACATCATCAAACCTTTCTGTTTCGATTGCCATATACCTCAACTTTTAGACTCCTGCCTCGTGTGGTTAGGATGGGTAAATTCTGCCATTAACCCCTTTATTTACGCCCTAAACAGTAATGATTATAAGAAGGCTTTTGCTCGACTGACAATAGACAAACTTCATAGAAGACCAAGACGGCgaaatagaaatattaacaattttacatAA